The region CCACTCCCGCTGATGACTGTGAATAGTATAGTACACAACCCCGTCGGCATACAATGTACGAAATGAGAAAACCATGGATAAAACGGAACAAATTCAATGAAAACACGCAGGAAATGATCGTTTATCAATGGAGTGTTACCGATGTCAACATGCTGGTAGTCGATAGTGCCGGTTCGGCGTATTCTATGTCCATGAACGGACGATATGTCCGCCATGAAATCAAATCACTCGATCGGGGTGGCATATGACATCGAAAGAACGGATGATAGCGGCGATGAACAATCAGGAACCGGATATGGTGCCGGTGGCGCCCGACATGTCGAATATGATACCCTGCCGACTCACCGGAAAACCGTTTTGGGACATCTATCTGTTCCAGGAGATCCCGTTATGGAAAGCGTATATCAATGCGGTAAAGCATTTCGGGTTCGACGGCTGGCTTCCCGCCGTGCCCGTCGAATTCGACTACGAACGCGAATGGCGGCTTTCGCGACCGCAATGGGCAGAGGCGATAGTGCTCCGCACACCCGAGCGCATCTACACGCGCATGCATGCGACCATCGACGGGAAGATGCAATGGTCGAACACGGCGAACGTGTATTATATCGATAATCCCCCGACACTGAATGTCTCCCTTGAGCAGATCGAACTTACACCCGCAGCGCCGACCGACTATGAGGATGTAGTGCGAAAAACGACCTATGAAGGCCTTTCGGCATTTCATGAGGCTAAGCGTCTTATGGGAGAGGATGGGGTAGTCGGCATATCCGCGTGGCTGCCGGGAATATCGGTGAAAGAAAGCAACGTGTATGAATATTATGACGACAAGATATCGTTCATCGAACGATGCGACAAGATACGTGAATCTCAGGTAAAACGGACAAAGGCGATACTCGAGGCAAAACCCGATTTTCTTTTTCTCGGCCAATCCGGTCATATGATCATGAACCCTGAACCGATATTCCGCGATCTGTCGCTCAACACACTTAAGGACGTCACCCGTCTCGCCAGTGAGGCGGGGATACCGTCGCAGGTGCACTGCTGCGGGCCGGAATACGAGTTCGTAAAAATAGCCGCGAACGAAAGCGAACTCTCAAGCATCAATCCGCTGGAAATACCGCCGATGGGCGACTGCGATCTTTCCGCTGTGAAAAAAGAATTCGGCTCGCAGATAAGTCTTATGGGAAATATTCACACGACCGACGTCATGCTCCGCGGATCGGTTGACGATGTCAAGCGTGAATGCAGGAAAGCGATGGATGACGCAGCAACGGGCGGCGGATTTATTCTCTCCACGGGAGACCAATGCGGACGCGACACCCCCGACGAGAACATCTATGCGATGATAGAAACGGCCCGCATCCACGGCACATACTGAGAGGGAACGATCATGAGAACAGAATCCGCAAACTATGACGAGAACGGGAAGATAACCATAAAAGAGAAAGAGATCGGCGATGTCGGTCCCGGAGAACTTCTTGTGGAAGGCGGCATATGCGGGATCTGTTCATGGGATATCGCGACCTGCAGATCAGGAAAAAAAATGGAAGTACCCGCGCCCCCGGGACATGAAGCCGTAGGTTTTGTGAAAGAGATGGGCCCCGGCGTGAAGGGTTTTGAGGTCGGTGATATAGTCGCGGGCGGCGGGTTTTCAAGCCTGAGAAAAATACCAGCGCTCGCGAGCCGGAAAATCCCGAAAACAAGCCTTTCGCTTGAGCATTGGCTCGCAGAGCCGGTGACCTGCGTCGTCAACGGTATCGACCATTGTTCAGTAAAACCCGGGGACAGGATCGTCATGATCGGCACCGGTTTCATGGGTTTGCTCATGCTGCAAGGCTTGAAAAAATCCCCTGCCGATACGATCATCGCGGTGGATATTGATGACGCGAAACTTGCACGGGCGAAGGAATTCGGCGCAGATGAAGTATACAACAGAAGCTGCGCTCATCTTGCGGAAACGTTAGCGGCAATGGAGATAGACACCGTTATCGAAACATCAGGGAGTAAAAGCGGCCTTGAACTGGCAGGCATCATCGTCAAAAAAGGCGGAACGATCAATCTCTTCGGCTGGCTCAAGCAAACGGTTGAATT is a window of Spirochaetota bacterium DNA encoding:
- a CDS encoding uroporphyrinogen decarboxylase family protein, with the protein product MTSKERMIAAMNNQEPDMVPVAPDMSNMIPCRLTGKPFWDIYLFQEIPLWKAYINAVKHFGFDGWLPAVPVEFDYEREWRLSRPQWAEAIVLRTPERIYTRMHATIDGKMQWSNTANVYYIDNPPTLNVSLEQIELTPAAPTDYEDVVRKTTYEGLSAFHEAKRLMGEDGVVGISAWLPGISVKESNVYEYYDDKISFIERCDKIRESQVKRTKAILEAKPDFLFLGQSGHMIMNPEPIFRDLSLNTLKDVTRLASEAGIPSQVHCCGPEYEFVKIAANESELSSINPLEIPPMGDCDLSAVKKEFGSQISLMGNIHTTDVMLRGSVDDVKRECRKAMDDAATGGGFILSTGDQCGRDTPDENIYAMIETARIHGTY
- a CDS encoding zinc-binding dehydrogenase, encoding MRTESANYDENGKITIKEKEIGDVGPGELLVEGGICGICSWDIATCRSGKKMEVPAPPGHEAVGFVKEMGPGVKGFEVGDIVAGGGFSSLRKIPALASRKIPKTSLSLEHWLAEPVTCVVNGIDHCSVKPGDRIVMIGTGFMGLLMLQGLKKSPADTIIAVDIDDAKLARAKEFGADEVYNRSCAHLAETLAAMEIDTVIETSGSKSGLELAGIIVKKGGTINLFGWLKQTVEFNFSNWHMKGLTVINASPSAAKRELYIPAIRLIANGVFDTSALITHRVPLHSYPELMKTIIAGDATYMKGIVAL